One genomic segment of Homalodisca vitripennis isolate AUS2020 unplaced genomic scaffold, UT_GWSS_2.1 ScUCBcl_455;HRSCAF=2500, whole genome shotgun sequence includes these proteins:
- the LOC124370715 gene encoding uncharacterized protein LOC124370715 gives MHDMFIEKHPDLSKTIKYEYFLNYYKEKYGYRFGRPQVDVCSTCENLNTKIKSTNLTDSAKKTSAVELMIHKRRACKFYKKIEEITEICKNRDDVHAVCFDFMQNLPLPCMPVQEMFYLRKLWHYVFCVHSLSDDKATMYTYHEGVAKKGANDVCSLLNDYIKNSVNEQVKTLYVFSDACPGQNRNQTMVRYFLSLTLMKRFHEIQVFFPTRGHSFLPCDRDFGVIKRVIRRHDRVYSPEQYNKMIQSAKKLEPKFIVKSVKNHDILDFNQWWPEYFKKTCQSVRTKEPFKVSTYSHLTFSAAKRGYVTARRFIDGLNSDSIFKLYKGGEVILPSERAYNGKVPIKVAKLNDVSKIIHYVPDQYRLFYENILEWPSTTDNQEDGDD, from the exons ATGCATGATATGTTCATTGAAAAACATCCTGATCttagcaaaacaattaaatatgaatacttCCTTAATTACTACAAAGAAAAATATGGATACCGATTCGGTAGGCCACAAGTTGATGTGTGTTCTACATGCGAAAatcttaatactaaaattaaatctacaaatcTGACTGATAGTGCAAAGAAAACATCTGCAGTGGAGTTAATGATCCATAAAAGGAGagcatgtaaattttacaaaaagattgaAGAGATCACTGAAATTTGCAAAAATAGGGATGATGTTCATGCAgtgtgttttgattttatgcAAAACCTCCCTTTACCTTGCATGCCTGTGCAGGAGATGTTTTATCTCCGAAAATTATGGCATTATGTGTTTTGTGTCCACAGCTTAAGTGATGACAAG GCTACAATGTATACATACCATGAAGGAGTTGCAAAAAAAGGTGCTAACGATGTGTGTTCCTTATTGAATGACTACATCAAAAACAGTGTTAATGAACAAGTAAAAACTCTTTATGTTTTTAGTGATGCATGCCCAGGGCAAAATCGTAACCAAACAATGGTTaggtattttttatcattaactcTTATGAAGCGGTTTCatgaaattcaagtttttttcccAACTAGAGGGCACAGTTTTTTACCTTGTGACCGGGATTTTGGGGTCATCAAGAGGGTAATTCGTCGCCATGACAGAGTTTATTCCCCTGAGCAATACAACAAAATGATACAAAGTGCAAAAAAACTGGAGCCTAAGTTCatagtaaaaagtgttaaaaatcatGACATACTTGATTTTAACCAGTGGTggcctgaatatttcaaaaaaacctgtcaaagtgTAAGAACTAAGGAACCTTTCAAAGTCAGTACATACAGCCATCTTACTTTTTCTGCAGCAAAAAGGGGATACGTGACTGCACGTCGATTCATTGATGGATTGAACAGTGAtagtattttcaaactttacaaagGTGGTGAAGTTATCCTTCCAAGTGAAAGAGCCTATAATGGAAAAGTTCCAATTAAGGTAGCTAAACTTAATGatgtatctaaaataatacattatgtgcCAGATCAATATAGACTTTTTTATGAGAACATATTGGAGTGGCCTTCAACTACTGATAACCAAGAAGACGGTGATGACTAA